In Salmo salar chromosome ssa14, Ssal_v3.1, whole genome shotgun sequence, the sequence TGGGAAAGTCCATGCTGATTACTCCCAAGCAGTCTGGTTTGTTAGAGCCTGTTTGTAGTTCAACTATGAGCTTATTGAGCTGACCATTAACCACTTTGGCCACAGTTTTAGGgcctttgaaaatggctgtggcgGAGGAATCGGTCAGTGCCAATGCATGACCACAATTCTCTTCAGCTTCTTTCAGATGTTTTGTGATTTTCTTCATCTTGTTTTCAACGTCTTTGAATGTGTCGTCGCCTGTAACAAAGGTGTCATGGTTAAGTGTTCCAACATTGAAATTGGTACTCTGCACGAAGATGATCTTCCCCCTTGCTTCTTGCATTTTGGGGACAAATATCTTTGTCCATACTCTATCTTCAGAATTCTCAATCAATGTTTTGATACATTTTCCAGCTTTTTTCATGCTCATTCCTTGCAGTGTCACTCTCAAAAGCACAGACTCACTTCCATGTTTGTCCAAGAACTCCCATAGAATGTTCAGCACCTCATGGAACTTGGTGTGCATTAAATGCCCATCCCTGACATCAAGGATGTTGTGGAATATACTGGCCTCTACACGTATATCGAAGTACCGCAATCCTGCTTTCAGCTGGTTCTCCAAGGTCCAAGCCTGACACTGTATAAGTGGTCCACCGTACAGAGTTAGGCTCTCATGAGTTCCGGGGATAGTAACAGCTGAAAGGAGTTTGTCATCAGGTATAGACTCCATCCACATTTCCTTATAAGAGTTTTCATTAAGTGTTGAATCGTCACTAAAACCTGTATGTTCAGGCTCTGCTGGTGCAGGCTCTGCTGGTTCAGGCTCTTCTGGGTGCTCAGATGAACCACTCCCTGGTTTTCCATTGACCCCAATGATGTTATGGATGAGGTCTGGACTGGGGAAGTCCATGCTGATTACCCCCAAGCAGTCTGGTTTGTTAGAGCCTTTTTGTAGTTCAACTATGAGCTTATTAAGCTGACCATTAACCACTTTGGCCACAGTTTTAGGgcctttgaaaatggctgtggcgGAGGAATCGGTCAGTGCCAATGCATGACCACAATTCTCTTCAGCTTCTTTCAGATGTTTTATGATCTTCTTCATCTTGTTTTCAATGTCTTTGAATGTGTCGTCGCCTGTGACAAAAGTGTCATGGTTAAGTGTTCCAACATTGAAATTGGTACTCTGCACGAAGATGATCTTCCCCCTTGCTTCTTGCATTTTGGGGACAAATATCTTTGTCCATACTCTATCTTCAGAATTCTCAATCAATGTTTTGATACATTTTCCAGCTTTTTTCATGCTCATTCCTTGCAGTGTCACTCTCAAAAGCACAGACTCACTTCCATGTTTGTCCAAGAACTCCCATAGAATGTTCAGCACCTCATGGAACTTGGTGTGCATTAAATGCCCATTCGTGACATCAAGGATGTTGTGGAACATACTGGCCTCTACACGTATATCAAAGTACCGCAATCCTGCTTTCAGCTGGTTCTCCAAGGTCCAAGCCTGACACTGTATAAGTGGTCCACCGTACAGAGTTAGGCTCTCATGAGTTCCGGGGATAGTAACAGCTGAAAGGAGTTTGTCATCAGGTATAGACTCCATCCACTTTTCCTTATAAGAGTTTTCATTAAGTGTTGAGTCGTCACTAAAACCTGAACCACGAGCAGTTGTGAAAATCCTAAAAGGGAAGAGACATAACATCACATTTTTGTCAACCTACATTAACTAAATGATCATGTAATTTTGCTTTCTATGAATAACTCCAGTACCATGTGGCAAACGAGCCTAATGCAAGCAAATAACTCTTACTTACAAAGAGAGAAGACATAGGCATAGAGGGAAGCCCATGGTTGTAGTATTTCCAATGAAGCCAATCTGGGAATGAAAAGAGTGGATGCACTTGTCCCATGAACTGTATAGTAATGACACACACAATACAAAAAGTGAACTTACAAAACTTTTTAATAA encodes:
- the LOC106570389 gene encoding uncharacterized protein, with product MGFPLCLCLLSLIFTTARGSGFSDDSTLNENSYKEKWMESIPDDKLLSAVTIPGTHESLTLYGGPLIQCQAWTLENQLKAGLRYFDIRVEASMFHNILDVTNGHLMHTKFHEVLNILWEFLDKHGSESVLLRVTLQGMSMKKAGKCIKTLIENSEDRVWTKIFVPKMQEARGKIIFVQSTNFNVGTLNHDTFVTGDDTFKDIENKMKKIIKHLKEAEENCGHALALTDSSATAIFKGPKTVAKVVNGQLNKLIVELQKGSNKPDCLGVISMDFPSPDLIHNIIGVNGKPGSGSSEHPEEPEPAEPAPAEPEHTGFSDDSTLNENSYKEMWMESIPDDKLLSAVTIPGTHESLTLYGGPLIQCQAWTLENQLKAGLRYFDIRVEASIFHNILDVRDGHLMHTKFHEVLNILWEFLDKHGSESVLLRVTLQGMSMKKAGKCIKTLIENSEDRVWTKIFVPKMQEARGKIIFVQSTNFNVGTLNHDTFVTGDDTFKDVENKMKKITKHLKEAEENCGHALALTDSSATAIFKGPKTVAKVVNGQLNKLIVELQTGSNKPDCLGVISMDFPSPNLIQNIIEINRKPGSGSSEQPEQPEPVELEPAKPQPAEEPEPVQPEPAQPETAAPEPAEPEPAEPEPAETQPVEEPEPAEPEPVEPEPADTEPAEPEPAEDEPAEPEPAEPEPAEPEPAEAEPAESQPLAEPEPAEPEPAEPEPAEAEPAKPEPAESEPAGPEPVEPEPVEPEPVEPEPAEPEPVEPEPAEAEPAEPEPVEPAEPKPAESQPAEEPEPVEPEPAEPEPVEPEPAEAEPAEPQLAEPAEEPEPAEAEPAEAEPAGPEPVQPEPAEPEPAEPQPAEEPEPVKPEPAEPGPVEHEPAEPEPAEPEPAEA